A segment of the Oncorhynchus nerka isolate Pitt River linkage group LG19, Oner_Uvic_2.0, whole genome shotgun sequence genome:
CTTCTCTCCCCCAGACAAGGTGGCCATCAAGGTGCTGGATAAGATGCGGCTGGATGTTCAGGCCCAGAGGCTGCTCTCCAGGGAGATCTCCAGCATGGAGGCCCTGCAGCATGCCAATGTGGTGCGTCTGTACGAGGTGGTGGAGTCACACAGCCGACTCTACCTGGTGCTGGAGTATGCCGGGGGAGGGgacctccacacacacatctgCTCCGATGGCAAGCTGTCAGAAGCCGAGGCCAAGATCACCTTCGCACAAATCCTATCCGCCATCAAACACATGGTCCGTAACATTCAATTGaatacacatctactgtagaatcAGCCATGTGATCCCAGGTCTTATTACAGTCCAATACAGAGATTCTTGATATAAAGATATTATTTTTGTCAATTTCAATCATCAAATtatttcatacagtatgtttattGTTTTTATTTGCAGCACGACAAAAACATAATCCACCGGGACCTGAAGGCTGAGAATGTACTGTACACCTGTAATGGCTGTGTGAAGGTGGCTGACTTTGGCTTCAGCACCAGGGTCACCAACTGCAGTGACACCCTGGACACCTTTTGTGGCTCTCCCCCCTATGCCGCGCCTGAACTCTTCAGGGACGAGTGCTATGTGGGGCCGCCAGTGGACGTATGGGCCATGGGCGTCCTGCTCTTCTTCATGGTGACTGGCACCATGCCCTTCCGAGCCGAAACCATGGGCAAGCTGAGGCTCGCTGTTATAGAGGGAGTCTACACCCTCCCACCCTGGGTGCCAGGCCCATGCCAGCGGCTGATTCGGGGCATCCTGAAGCCTGTGCCAGTGGAACGCTATGCGGTGGACCAGATGCTGGGCTGTGACTGGCTGCTTCCTGTGGAATACCCGTGGACTGTGGTGCCACCGGTCCCCCTCAACCCTCTGCGCCTGGCGGATGCAGAGCCTGGGGAgctggatgaggaggaggaggagatcagGGCCTCCCTGGAGGAGCTGGGTGTCAACATGGAACACATACGCAACAATGAGGGCAAGGACAGCCGCAGCCCCATCACCGGACTTTACCGCATCCTCTTACACCGTGCCCAGAAAAGGCGTGGCGCTGAGACTGTGCCTGTGGTCGGAGGATTGGTCCGGGACCCTAAAAGAGAGGGCCTCCGAGCTTACAGAAGTCTGATGCACTCCTCCAGGTTATGTGTCCTTCAGTAAGTGACCAGCCTGGACGTGGGTCCTTGTAACCCTGCTTTAATCCATTGAAAATTCACTCAGGGTCATACAGCTACAAATGTTTTATTGCACTTTGGGATGAAAGTGAAAATGTGTTTTGTGTGAATGTAACACAGGAACCTCTGTAGATGAACAGTTGTGGTAACACACAGATACTGAAACATTGGACTGCTGGTCATGATGTCTCTAACAAAGTAAGATTGTTATTGGTAATCTTTTGTGAAGCTGAAATAGAGATGTAAAAGTGCCTGATGAAATAATGAGTCCCATCAAAATGAATTTAAGAAGCACCCTTTTTAGTATAGAAGTGATACTTATGGGGGCCTCCCGGGTgatgcagtggttaagggcactgtactgcagcgccagctgtgccaccagagaccctgggttcgcgcccaggctctgtcataaccggctgtgaccgggaggtccctggggcaacgcacaattggcctagcgtcgtccgggttagggaggttttggccggtagggaaatccttgtctcatcgcgcaccagcgactcatgtggcgggccgggtgcagtgcgcgctaaccaaggttgccaggtgcacggtgtttcctccgacacattggtgcggctggcttccgggttggatggcgctgtgttaagaagcagtgcggcttggttgggttgtgtatcggaggacgcatgactttcaaccttcatctctcccgaacccgtacgggagttgtagcgatgggaCAAGAGTACCTAGTacctactaaacaattggataccacgaaattggggggaaaaaggggtcaaaattccacacacaaaaaaaaagtgATACTTATATACTGTTATTCATAGCACAATAGAGCGCATGAAATATGAAGAATGTGCTGAAAGAGCATTGCTTTTAGACAACTCCTTGGTTGCTTGATGAAACATTGATAGTCTCTGAAATCAGTATACTTGTTTGTCTTCGTGATTTTTCTTGCCCTTAGAGAAGACTGATTTTGTGCAGGTGATTGTCTCTGTATTATATTCGACCACCAAATGGAACTTTTACCATTGTGACTTATTGATGCTCTAAATAAAGCGCAATAAAGACTTAATTGACATTCATGCAGTTTTTTTTTAAGCAGGTGGAGGTCAAATATAATAAGCAAATTTAGGGCTGCTATTCTTTGTATTAAGTGTTTACAAAAGTTTCACCAGTGTCCTGCTAGACACCATGTAAACAATAGCCCACAGCAGCTGGCAGAGCACCAGATGATAGTCAGCCCCCTATTTAAACCCCCAAACCCAATAGTGTGCAACTGCagccccccacacagacacacacttttgAATGTGGGTCAAAAGGAAAATCTAAGTATATGAGTTTTTTTGCCTTTAGACAATGTCCTTCGCTCCCACCTGCCGAACACCTGCCCTCCCCATTGTTAACAGAACTGCAGGAAAGCGGTGCCTGAAAGGCGGGGCAAAGTACACTGTTGACCGGTGGCCCCACCTCTCGctaaaaaaatatctagttaacagaagaaaggaagacagaagaaaaaggaaaagaaaaaggacaacaaagtgaaacctctaaagaaacaagagaccataatacaagaaacagcactatagagagatagaacaacaacaacgcagccactgccagctagcctacttcagcagtactgtatcatttgaattattttagtcaataagattcctgctacgtaagcttaactttctgaacattcgagacgtgtagtccatttgtcattccaatctcctttgcattagcgtagcctcttctgtagcctgtcaactatgtgtctgtctatccctgttctctcctctctgcacagaccatacaaacgctccacaccgcgtggccgcggccactctaatctggtggtcccagcgcgcacgacccacgtggagttccaggtctccggtagcctctggaactgccgatctgcggccaacaaggcagagttcatctcagcctatgcctccctccagtccctcgacttcttggcactgacggaaacatggatcaccacagataacactgctactcctactgctctctcttcgtccgcccacgtgttctcgcacaccccgagagcttctggtcagcggggtggtggcaccgggatcctcatctctcccaagtggtcattctctctttctccccttacccatctgtctatcgcctcctttgaattccatgctgtcacagttaccagccctttcaagcttaacatccttatcatttatcgccctccaggttccctcggagagttcatcaatgagcttgatgccttgataagctcctttcctgaggacggctcacctctcacagttctgggcgactttaacctccccacgtctacctttgactcattcctctctgcctccttctttccactcctctcctcttttgacctcaccctctcaccttccccctctactcacaaggcaggcaatacgctcgacctcatctttactagatgctgttcttccactaacctcactgcaactcccctccaagtctccgaccactaccttgtatccttttccctcttgctctcatccaacacttcccacactgcccctactcggatggtatcgcgccgtcccaatcttcgctctctctcccccgctactctctcctcttccatcctatcatctcttccctctgctcaaaccttctccaacctatctcctgattctgcctcctcaaccctcctctcctccctttctgcatcccttgattctctatgtcccctatcctccaggccggctcggtcctcccctcctgctccgtggctcgacgactcattgcgagctcacagaacagggctccgggcagccgagcggaaatggaggaaaactcgcctccctgcggacctggcatcctttcactccctcctctctacattttcctcttctgtctctgctgctaaagccactttctaccactctaaagtccaagcatctgcctctaaccctaggaagctctttgccaccttctcctccctcctgaatcctcctccccctccccctcctccctctctgcagatgacttcgtcaaccattttgaaaagaaggtcgacgacatccgatcctcgtttgctaagtcaaacgacaccgctggttctgctcacactgccctaccctgtgctctgacctctttctcccctctctctccagatgaaatctcgcgtcttgtgacggccggccgcccaacaacctgcccgcttgaccctattccctcctctcttctccagaccatttccggagaccttctcccttacctcacctcgctcatcaactcatccctgaccgctggctacgtcccttctgtcttcaagagagcgagagttgcacccttctgaaaaaacctacactcgatccctccgatgtcaacaactacagaccagtatcccttctttcttttctctccaaaactcttgaacgtgccgtccttggccagctctcccgctatctctctcagaatgaccttcttgatccaaatcagtcaggtttcaagactagtcattcaactgagactgctcttctctgtatcacggaggccctccgcactgctaaagctaactctctctcctctgctgctctcatccttctagacctatcggctgccttcgatactgtgaaccatcagatcctcctctccaccctctccgagttgggcatctccggcgcggcccacgcttggattgcgtcctacctgacaggtcgctcctaccaggtggcgtggcgagaatctgtctcctcaccacgcgctctcaccactggcgtcccccagggctctgttctaggccctctcctattctcgctatacaccaagtcacttggctctgtcataacctcacatggtctctcctatcattgctatgcagacgatacacaattaatcttctcctttcccccttctgatgaccaggtggcgaatcgcatctctgcatgtctggcagacatatcagtgtggatgacggatcaccacctcaagctgaacctcggcaagacggagctgctcttcctcccggggaaggactgcccgttccatgatctcgccatcacggttgacaactccattgtgtcctcctcccagagcgctaagaaccttggcgtgatcctggacaacaccctgtcgttctcaactaacatcaaggcggtggcccgttcttgtaggttcatgctctacaacatccgcagagtacgaccctgcctcacacaggaagcggcgcaggtcctaatccaggcacttgtcatctcccgtctggattactgcaactcgctgttggctgggctccctgcctgtgccattaaacccctacaactcatccagaacgccgcagcccgtctggtgttcaaccttcccaagttctctcacgtcaccccgctcctccgctctctccactggcttccagttgaagctcgcatccgctacaagaccatggtgcttgcctacggagctgtgaggggaacggcacctcagtacctccaggctctgatcaggccctacacccaaacaagggctctgcgttcatccacctctggcctgctcgcctccctaccactgaggaagtacagttcccgcgcagcccagtcaaaactgttcgctgctctggcccccaatggtggaacaaactccctcacgacgccaggacagcggagtcaatcaccaccttccggagacacctgaaaccccacctctttcaggaatacctaggataggataaagtaatccttctcaccccccccttaaaatatttagatgcactattgtaaagtggctgttccactggatgtcttaaggtgaacgcaccaatttgtaagtcgctctggataagagcgtctgctaaatgacataaatgtaaatgtaaatgctaatACAGCAGGTGGGAGGATGGAGCCACACTGGGTGCTAACCAGCTTGCTAGTTAGTGACACTatgtgctagcttgctagctagcgaaCACATGGTGTCGCCCCCCCCGCCTAATATAAGTATAAAGAGGGGTTGCTGTAGAGGCAGGAATGCCCACATGTAGGAATGCCCCGAATTGTGGGCTGCAGTTGCACCCTTCTCCCCAAACCAGTCTACTTCGGACCCTTAGGCACCCAAAACACCCTCAACTCCTCCCCTGTCTGGCCTCACCTGCAGAAAGCGGCAGATGGCACAGCGTGGCTACACAGACATCTGCCGGTCAGACAATAATCCCTCTGTGTGGACTGCTGGATGTGACAACAGAGTGCATTCTGCTATTGTGCGCTCCCATACACATGCAGATCAGccaagaagggaggaagggacagaacAGACTTTTACTGGTGGGACAACAGCGAGCAGTTGACACCCTTAAGCGCCTGCTGAGCACATTTTTTTTGTCAACCCAATAACCTCCCCATTTTAGTAGGCATAGGCTACTCTCCAAACTTAATAAGGAGAGTGAAAACACATGACGACAAATACGATATTCATTCAATTTATTAGGGTATTCGTTTATAAACATTTAAATAATTATTCATTTTTCCCCTTTTAATGTTTAACAATGAAATGTTATCAAGCATAAACATGTATAAAAACAGATAAcataagtaaaaaaatatatatttttgaaaagTTAAGCAAAACATTCTAAAGTGAAACCTTTAGAGCATTATAAGTGTAATATTTATTATCTTTTTTTATGTTCATTTTTTGTCATTATTACATTTCTAAAGTTAAACCTTTAGAGAATTAAGACAATTCTGGAAAGTGGGAAACATTTCGCTGAATGTAACGGTTGTTATTGCCGCTCAGCAAGAAGACATTTTAAAAAGTCAGTTTTTAAGAATGCTTCTTCTTGGCACCGCTTCTTCTCCTACTGCGCGTGCTTCAACGTGCGACGTTCGCTCTGTGGAACACAGGATGCAGAACtcgctcctcctttctctccaaaCCTCATCCACACAAAGAATGAGGGCCGTTTTGTCGCTCTTGTGGCATGCCTGACCTCATTCACATAAAGAATGGATGTCATCTTGGCATGGACGGGACAAGAGACGACGAAATCACGGGGGCCCCATTCGGGCCGGCCACGCGATGCCTGGATCAGAATCCTCCTCAGGAGTATCCAGGGATGAGAAACAGTGTCATCCTGTAAAAGGATGAGTATTTCCTTATAGGTTGAAGGTTTACAGCATCTCAAGAGAGAAGAGTAAAGTCCCAAATCAGCGTTTAGGGAGGGTGATCTCTGGAACCCAGTCGTTCAGACCGCGGCTCTCCTCACAGAACAGGTGCAGCTTCTCCAAAGCAGGGTCCTCCCAAGAACCATCAGCTGAGTTCTGTTGACAAACAAGAGGGGAAAGAAACATTAGTCACATGGACACAATGAACAGTTAAAACCATGATATATTATTGCATGTTTTAATAAAGTCAGCTTGGGTTGAATTAGTACATACCGTGATGAGACAGCAGTGGGCGTCTTCAAGCTGGCCAGTCTTGTCACCAACAATTTCGGCCAGTTGCTGCATGTTGTTCACCCTGACGATGCTGATGTCGTTGTCAAAACAGTAAGACTGGATGAGGGTGAAGTGGATCTGGAGAGCAATGTCACACTCCCACTCCTCATCGGTTGCcaggacacagaaacacacattgTCTGGGTCACTGCAAAGAAAACATAGAAAGAACCATAAGTACATGCAAAATGACTTCAAAATAAGCAAACATAGATAGAAGTTAAGTTTACATATGCATTTCAAGAAACTCATACTTACACATTCATAACTTTAGCAGACTCATAGACACCGACAGTCAGGCAGTTGTTGTCTTTAGCGGAGAGGAGAACTTCCTCCAGTGCTTTGCCGGTGCACTGGGCACGTTCAACGGGCTTCTGGATCAGAACTTCCTCAAGAGTCATGATGATGCAGAATATTCCAAAACTTCCTGAGTGGGAGTTAGTGTAGCCGGAGAGTAAATCCGAAAAGATTAGTGTTTCTGAAAAGAATGCGCTGCGCTTTTATACCTTTGGGCTAGTGGCGCCTGTGAATACGCAGCGCCCTGATTGGTTGACCTGAATGGCGCAATAGTATGCTAATTGTATTGTCTCACTGCTCGTGGCAGATTGATAGGAGGCATAATGGCACGTCTTTTTCTGTGCCGGGCATGCTCCGACCGAAAACAGAaatgtttatatttatttcaGATGGATTTAGATAATGTTCTCTCCAAGTTTGAACTCAATAAATTGAGATTCTGTCATATTTTGCTTGAGTTTTGATTGTTTCACATGACACGCTAATTAATGCCAATAGCCTCAAAATATGCTTTCGGAGATGCATTTGATAATTTATTAAATCAGTCTATAAACCTACTGAAACAAAAAATCGAAAGATAATAAAACTTTGTAAAGTGCTTAAAAGTGCCCAAATGGTCTCTGATTAAGATGCTGTATGTTTCAGTTTTAGGTGAAAGTATGTCCAAACACAAACAATAATATAGTGAAAGTAAAGTGCgcagaagggcaaccatctccCCGTTATTAGAGGGCAGGTGGAGGATGGCCATCTGTAGAGCCTGACCAAAAACGGCCCCTATTGTGCTCGCAGAAACTCCTATTATCACCCTCTCAATACAAATGTAAATTAACAGCGCGTGCCAGGAGACCGTGCTTGCCGCACAATATACTGACCACGTGATCGCTATCAGCTGTCcgaacttttatttatttacttttgcCACATGGACCAATGAAGAATATAGCCATGCTTTACCATACAATTAATTATAAAGTTGAGCAGCTGGCACGGTTAACCATTAAGACCAAGTTATATTTGCAGGGTAAAGCCTAATAGCCTACGCACAAATTCGAATATTACGCAGTTTGGCCAAATTGTATCCACTTAGGTGGCATTTAAGGTGCATAAAATAATCTAGAATAGGACTGCTGCATGCGTAATTAGAGGGTCGAGATAACAGGTTCGCGGTGATTGATTCAGCTCCATTGTTTGGTGGATAGCAGCGCGGCAGATGGTGGACTATTGCTATGAGGACACCCCCTCATCCCggcagagccccccccccccccccctctcccacccGGTGGCGCGCCGCTCCTATTGTCCGCGAGTCTTTACATTCGCTGGAAGAAAAAGTCTGTTGTCTGAGATTTTATCCAATTTAAATGTAAATAAAGCGAGCGTATGGTCCAAACTCACGACTATGAATCTTTGATAGGCGTAGTCTTATCTTTAACATAGGCCACGCGCATGAGTTGCAGCCCAAGAATGAATCATTCATATACACACCCAATAAATAAATATGCTGTTTTGATTAAATCATGTTATTTTTCTACACAACATAACAAACGAAATGATTAGAGCAATTAGAATAGTTCATTATCATTGGTTTATTATTGGGCAATCATTAGTTGAGAGGTTTAAATGGCCCATGTTGCAGGCAACAACAACCCATCGTTTTTTATACAGTAAGTTAGCCTAATGCACAACAGTTTACAAAGTTAACAGATAGGGTTCCTTGGATTGATTCATCCGATAGCAGCTCAAAGACTGTGCTATTTTTGGAAGGCTCAACCTAACCTAGCTTGGCAACAGGGCAGGCGCGTGCAAGTCGATATAGGACGCATTGTTCATGAAGAAGCACATCTGCCAGACGGGGCCCCCACCCCAGCAGCGCATGACAGGTGTTTCTGGCTCAAGCCATAGCTCGCTCTGGCGAATGACAGCCTACTGCACATTGACCCATGGCTCAAAAGTTCTTTGTGCAGATGCAAATTAGCCAAACAACCAGATAACTTCAACTAGACTACTTTCCGTTAGCAACGTTCTATTCATTTAGTAGTAGCAATCATGTTGGTTCAGAGCCTAATAATAAAATGGGTCATTCACGATGAAGTTGGGTTTGCAACTTGCAAGTTGAAACAGTGCGGTCAC
Coding sequences within it:
- the LOC115147013 gene encoding serine/threonine-protein kinase NIM1-like isoform X2 — protein: MPGGQYQVSTRRKTLHSRYSLSVSSLGRQDEEEDTPPPCLSPLEKLTTKMCQDEQTIKELIVGRRIGFYKVRGEIGSGTFSHVKMAFHSLTKDKVAIKVLDKMRLDVQAQRLLSREISSMEALQHANVVRLYEVVESHSRLYLVLEYAGGGDLHTHICSDGKLSEAEAKITFAQILSAIKHMHDKNIIHRDLKAENVLYTCNGCVKVADFGFSTRVTNCSDTLDTFCGSPPYAAPELFRDECYVGPPVDVWAMGVLLFFMVTGTMPFRAETMGKLRLAVIEGVYTLPPWVPGPCQRLIRGILKPVPVERYAVDQMLGCDWLLPVEYPWTVVPPVPLNPLRLADAEPGELDEEEEEIRASLEELGVNMEHIRNNEGKDSRSPITGLYRILLHRAQKRRGAETVPVVGGLVRDPKREGLRAYRSLMHSSRLCVLQ
- the LOC115147013 gene encoding serine/threonine-protein kinase NIM1-like isoform X1 — its product is MPGGQYQVSTRRKTLHSRYSLSVSSLGRQDEEEDTPPPCLSPLEKLTTKMCQDEQTIKELIVGRRIGFYKVRDKVAIKVLDKMRLDVQAQRLLSREISSMEALQHANVVRLYEVVESHSRLYLVLEYAGGGDLHTHICSDGKLSEAEAKITFAQILSAIKHMHDKNIIHRDLKAENVLYTCNGCVKVADFGFSTRVTNCSDTLDTFCGSPPYAAPELFRDECYVGPPVDVWAMGVLLFFMVTGTMPFRAETMGKLRLAVIEGVYTLPPWVPGPCQRLIRGILKPVPVERYAVDQMLGCDWLLPVEYPWTVVPPVPLNPLRLADAEPGELDEEEEEIRASLEELGVNMEHIRNNEGKDSRSPITGLYRILLHRAQKRRGAETVPVVGGLVRDPKREGLRAYRSLMHSSRLCVLQ
- the LOC115147014 gene encoding growth arrest and DNA damage-inducible protein GADD45 gamma-like encodes the protein MTLEEVLIQKPVERAQCTGKALEEVLLSAKDNNCLTVGVYESAKVMNVDPDNVCFCVLATDEEWECDIALQIHFTLIQSYCFDNDISIVRVNNMQQLAEIVGDKTGQLEDAHCCLITNSADGSWEDPALEKLHLFCEESRGLNDWVPEITLPKR